In Stomoxys calcitrans chromosome 2, idStoCalc2.1, whole genome shotgun sequence, the following proteins share a genomic window:
- the LOC106080513 gene encoding palmitoyltransferase ZDHHC6: MTAEMSSFKRFLHWGPITALTIIKCITLTTLYMNSMWWPPNFSLGGFLNQAVFLMLSSLATFNFVMATLTGPGLLPLKWKPKDSNVTDQLQYCKVCEGYKAPRSHHCRKCNRCIKKMDHHCPWINHCVGWANHAYFTYFLLFSIIGSLHGAVILSCSFYRGIHRYWYLSRGLVHLATVQFTMYSIIMCIFAMGLAIGVVIALGMLLYFQMKSIWKNQTGIEMWIIEKAMYRRMHYPDLDEFVYPYDLGYKENIKQVFKNENVAKGIGIEWPVIEGCDQYTLTREQIAQKCEKRARTRTYKCIRKATGSYLPLFSQGFRVCLSPPCTDEPRLRLEVDDVIKVTRFRKHWLFGERVASEAEQKEAKLKKKALRGWFPRRCAIELIQPNQPVTSDEEDNNEIPTDDIPQKRVNKVKTSDLEEIVQSNGGNHRKPHQNGNHHHQHKKIK; encoded by the exons atgaCTGCGGAGATGTCTAGCTTTAAAAGATTTCTGCATTGGGGACCCATAACAGCACTGA CCATTATAAAATGCATTACGCTGACAACTTTATATATGAACTCAATGTGGTGGCCACCTAATTTTTCCTTAGGTGGCTTCCTAAATCAGGCGGTTTTTTTAATGCTCTCTTCGTTGGCCACCTTTAACTTTGTTATGGCCACATTGACGGGGCCTGGTTTATTACCGCTGAAATGGAAACCAAAA GATTCGAATGTTACGGATCAATTACAATATTGTAAAGTTTGTGAGGGCTATAAGGCTCCCCGATCTCATCATTGTAGAAAAT gCAATCGTTGTATAAAGAAAATGGATCATCATTGCCCTTGGATTAACCACTGTGTTGGTTGGGCCAATCACGCTTATTTCACCTATTTCTTGTTGTTTTCCATCATAGGCAGTTTACATGGCGCTGTTATTTTGAGTTGTTCATTCTACAGGGGCATACATCGCTATTGGTATCTGTCGCGTGGCCTGGTACATTTGGCCACAGTTCAATTTACCATGTACAGTATAATTATGTGTATATTTGCTATGGGTTTGGCAATAGGTGTTGTCATAGCCTTGGGAATGCTTTTATATTTTCAG ATGAAATCGATATGGAAAAATCAAACTGGCATCGAAATGTGGATCATCGAAAAGGCTATGTATAGACGTATGCATTATCCGGATCTGGATGAATTCGTATATCCTTACGATCTAGGttataaagaaaatataaaacaagtcttcaaaaatgaaaatgtggccAAAGGCATTGGAATTGAATGGCCCGTTATCGAGGGATGCGATCAGTATACATTGACA CGCGAACAGATCGCCCAAAAATGTGAAAAACGTGCACGAACGCGTACCTATAAATGTATACGCAAGGCAACAGGCAGTTATCTACCTCTGTTCTCCCAGGGATTCCGAGTATGCTTATCTCCACCCTGTACCGATGAACCACGTTTACGTTTGGAGGTTGATGATGTTATAAAGGTAACACGCTTCCGTAAACACTGGCTGTTCGGTGAGCGGGTTGCCAGCGAAGCCGAACAAAAGGaggctaaattaaagaaaaaagctTTACGAGGTTGGTTTCCCCGGCGTTGTGCTATTGAATTAATACAACCAAATCAACCTGTAACATCCGATGAAGAGGACAACAATGAAATTCCCACAGATGATATACCACAAAAACGTGTGAATAAAGTGAAAACAAGTGATTTGGAGGAGATCGTCCAATCGAATGGTGGCAATCATCGAAAACCTCATCAGAATGGCAATCACCACCACCAGCATAAGAAAATAAAGTGA